The genomic DNA GTGCTGTGTATCTTTCAGCACATTTGAAACGGAATCGTGCTTGCGTACGTGCGAGCGTGAGATTGCGCAAAAAGCATGCCGAAAAATGGGTTTTCAGGATATCAACTTCCGGTGACACGAAAAGGAAAGTTTGAAGTTACATGTATTGTCCGCCGCCATCTCTTTACTTAAAAAGACATTACGCTGATTTTCTACTCTTCCACTTAATTTCTCTTCTGAAACTACGATAGAGAAGCAGCTTACACTATGCAGGTTCCAAGCCAAAGTTTTGGCGCACCGCAGGTTTCAGAGCATAGTCTTCAGCCTTCTTCCCAAAACAGTCTTTGATGTTGTTATCGGCTTTGTACAAGCGTAACAGAATATCCACCGTACCTTCATGTCCCGCGGCTGAAGAAAGATGAAGAGCTGTAAGAAGACACATTTGTTTAGATTCGAATTGATTGTTTCCAAAACTACAGACGAGCAGTTTTggtaagagaaaaaaaaaaaaaagaaagaaaaggaaagaagatatTTGTTACCTGTTCTTCCATTTTTGTCTTGGGAGTTTATCCTTGCGCCTCTGTCCAGCAAAAATTGAACCGTTTCATTAAAACCTTCCTATAACAATATCGCAAAGCACAAACGTCAGAAAGAATCGTAAGAACATGTGGCCTTACAAGAATGGTTGCTTTCGGAACGTTCGCATTTCAGGCGCAATCGTTTTCAATACGTGGTTATGAACACACCACAGAAAATGTACCGTGCAGAAGGCGATCGCACAGTCACACACAGCAAAGAAATCGCAGACAAAAATCGCAGGGCACCGGTCATCTATTAGCGTTTCAAAGAAGGGTCATTATTGCTGTCGGGAACAGTCAAAAACGTAAACGGTGCAAGACAAACGAGAGAACAACTGAAAACTAATATTCATTAAGGCTATTTGTGATAATAGACCTCGGacgatgttatccacctcggccttcggccttggtggataacaccctccttgacctgcagaattcttcatatcctactcaacctcattcaataattgctaagtATTCTTGGATCGTCACTTTACACATGGGATAGCCGTTGCCACAACGACCATCTTTAAAAactattaataataacaataatcatcatcatcatcataatcatcatcacaTCACTGATGAACTTCATTGAAGTGTCAAGTCTTCCAACGCTGGAGAACTAATTGAGGACAAGGTTCttagaaattaactcaaatgttcttgaggagatgggaaaactggagtacacgtagcctgcaaacgcagacgtatttccggcggtcgtttctctcccccgaaaaacgaccgccggaaatacgtctgcgttcgcaggttAGAGTACACGGGAAAAACCGCCTCTCGtacagagcagagaaccaacagactcaacccacatatgacgccgagtctgagaatcgaacccaggccacattgcatggtgggaggcgagtgctctcaccaatgaCTGCGCCAACACTGCTCAAACATAGTTCCGGGCTCTTCTCAACACACCGTCAACCTACCTTCGCTGCTAGGTGCAATGGGGTGAGATCGGAGTTTTCTGTGCACATGTTTACGTCTGCATCAAAGTTTGTTATCAGATAATCTAACGAGACATTACACCCAGCCCTAGCTGCAAGATGCATGGCTTGTCTGCCAAGTTTATCTTTCTTTCTCACACAAGCCTGTATGGGAAGAGATAAATACTCCTATCAAATGATAATTGATGATAAAGTATTAACGTAGCGCGCAAAATATATATGCACGCGATTAAACCTTTGTACAAAAGGCTGCCAAGAACCACAAACTGCTGTTCGCTATCGAGACATAAAGGTGTTACTTGACATCATTCGCCTTTTTTCCCCAGGCGATCAGCTTTAGTTTTCTTCGTGTTGTATCAGAGACGGATCCGGGGGAAGGGTTGagagcccccctccccccgcccGTCCCTCTTTGAGCAGCATTTCCAGATTCTATTTCACGCTTTTACAACGTTTTTCAAGCCTAAGGAATGCTGGAAATGGCGTTTTAGAGGGAAAAAACGTAAACAAATTTCGGGGGCGGGGTATGACCTCGGACCCTTTTAACCCTAAACTCCTAATTGCCTTTCACACACCGATGGCGTTTAAAGTTAATAATTCCCCTTTCAGAAATTCCTGCATGAATCCGCCCCTGTGTATTTACTGAACCAACGCCTGATCATTTTTGTTAGGAGGCTTTAGAGCGCCGTGCGGGATCGTGGACAGAGGTTAAAAAAGCGACTTCCTCACAAAGGCCAGTGGGCAAGTTTTTATCTTGCTGCCCGTTACTTAGTTTTGCAAAGAAAAGCTTAAGCAAGTAGGGAAATCCACTGCATCCCTCTTATAGTTGAACAAGATTCTAGAGAGAAGAAAGAGTGTCGTGCCGGATCACAATCTACTTAAGTACTTATGGATTTAATTAAGcttatatatacatacatattaAACTTAACCTCATTATTCGTATTCTGCTAATCTCATTATCCTGTTTGATAAAATATAATTCATTACTTACTACCCTGAAAAACGCCCTTGTAAGAAGAAAAACCTTTTAACTTAGTCCTTATGCGAGCCATTGATAAGCAGAGATTCTCTTATCAAATGTGTTTCCAATTTTATCTCCTGGAAACCTCGTTTACATTGTCTTTGAACACGAGTCCGGGACCACTTGTGTCACTTGTTGAAGGCCCAACTAAGTTTATTCTGAATAACAGACTTCTTAAGAACATCCTATTTTGGGGccgaggctgaacgttctttaTTCAAGATTTTATGATTTGAGTCTGACAACATTCTTAACatgttcttaaagttgtgtTGTATACTGCTGTGGCTACGTTCGACCACAAACAAAAAGTTGTTGTTCAGTCACGccatcatgcaataagaaaaccgcATGGTTAAAAGGGCACTGTCAAACTGGGTAGAATCTAAATTAGTAATTTAGCACACACGTTCAACATTCCTGAAAACCCACTGAGAAGATATGAAACGTACTTATGGCACAATGATCTATTCGCATTTAATTTTGGACGACTTTCCGAAGACATCGTCTCCAAACttaaaaaaactggccagtttcaATTCATTTCCATGCTCTCCATCATTGAtcgcaaacaacaaagaatagcttcagttcACTTTAATGgttattggtaacaaaactacagcattattttgtgctcttcattgatgcaaagacgtcttttagtcagagacacccaacgtcaattttcggaaaatatctgttcggaagacgatttgagatctagaattttcggaacatttgttgtaaaattccttgcttccctgcctgtcctaggattttcgaacatctaaaaaatggtttaattgcccattttaaaaggatttttaccctaaaaaggtcacctagaattttctggaacctttttttggctgaaattttcgaaaaggtaagttttgatccatataattttcggatcactagaccttcagctaggaaatccgaacggataaaaacttttttggggataaaaatatgcctatatccaccgtttaaataccaaaatacgttaaacaatgctatgttcaggtggttttgaactatattctcgttgggtgcccctgttttagtgttttgaagttttgacTACAACAGTGTGACACTGTCGAAACGTTTCTAAGTATTTGAGTTGATTGTCCTATTAGACTGCAGTTTTACATTTCCTTTACCCGTATTCATAATActcgcaaaaacaaaaacaaatgagcaAGATAAAGACGTTATTAACTGAATCTCTGCCTGGGGATGTTCTTCGTATGTTCTTAAAACTTGTTTAATCTCAGCCTGAATGTTCACCCATTAAGGAAGATTTTGCACGTGAGTTTTTGCACTGTAGTTTTAACGGCAATTTTTCATCTCAAACACCCACTttaaaaaccttaaaattgAAATTCTTAGGCTCGATTGACCAGCCGTTTTGTGCGCCCGCGCAAACCACCGCTGGATCAGTGGATCAGTCGCCTGTCCTCCAAGTACAGAATAGAATTGGCTGGATACAAAATACAATGGCGACGGGTGCTACGTCACGGACAAACGACGCGAACCGGTTATCCAGCCGTTCGTTGGCAGGAGGAACTCCCAAAACGGCTGGAATATCGAGCCTATATTATTTCTGTGGTTTACCATTGATAAGTCAATGAAGGTACATCCCATGGTCCTGACCGATTAATCGAAATTGAGGCATTGTTTTCAATGTCCTTTCCTCCAATTAATGCAAAAGAAGGtgcctcctttttttttctcaatcttGAAATAAGTACCttgtatgtttgtttgtttgaacaggttgaagttttggcagctattcagatTTGAACCTGCCACCCaaccatatactcacagaggacagccacaacaccgggttctttaacgtcccacagagaactaatgaacatggaaggcagcactttctcctcagttatttagttgttggtccggccggagtcgaactcatgacctcccgtatggcagcccggtgctcaaccagctgagccaccggtgcgcggtatcTTAATTCTAGgtgacattaattaaaaatcgATATCCACAGTTGGAAGACTTTTGTTTTGAGCAAACGCCCTCAAGCCGATTAAGAAAACAATAATCAAGTACCTTATGCTCAGTAACAAGAATCTCTGCAACTTGTATAAAGCCAGCACGCAGGGCATCCATAAGAGGTGTTAACCCACAGCTGTCAGGCGAGTCCGGAATGTAACCACATCTGCATGACAGACAGGAATACTGTCTActactattgtcattgcgcatacgttctgctcatctcgagatactcgggtttcctatcggtgatgcttaccaatacagtgatatttttgcgcgctttaaaactatccagagaaagtagatcttagtaactactcttggtatccaaaaagaaaattgggggtaaccatgcatttctgagagataattaagcttcaatttcagaaaaatgcgtggttatccccaattttctttttggatttcaataacaattgttaagatcataaaccggggcaaaaatacctttgaattagtaggcaccgtccttaagcaagaTGATATATTGGTGTGTTGGCCAGTCAAGCTACCATGGCATTTATTTAGCATTGGAATTCATAGGTACATTTATAAATCAACTCTGTTATAAAGAGAAGGGCAATACACCAGAGCCTGACACAAAAACCCCTGAAAACCAGGGAATGTGTACCCCCGACCAAGGCAGTGCTGCATTACCCTTGGCGTTCTAGCTTCAGCAGCTGACTCGTCCCCAGTCATCTTCATACAGGGCGCAGGGAGAGATAGGTACCGAGAAAGGGAGTGCAAGATGAGATGGGTAGGACGAAAACGAAGAAGGAAGACGTCGTCTTCTCCCCTTCTCCCTTCCCATCATCCTCTCTTCCACTTCGCCGTGTCGCTGCCATTTGTTATATGAAGATGACTGGGGACGAGTCAGCTTCAGCAGGGGTTTCCATAACTTTTGAGGTAGATGCCTGGGATAATCAATGCAAACAATGGTCACTCTTGTCTTgacttttacaagggtttgagtgaaaatcaaagcaGAGTAGCCGGCggtgagaggcaaatttctgactgGCTTCTTATAAAACCCATGGCTTACATGTAAGGGTATTAATATTGAAATTAGTTATGCTAATaaggattatcacaaattacatttcatTATTAGCTTACTGGTCTCATGAACTATGccacagtaataataattattactggtAGTTGCTTCTGTGAAGGCAAAGTTTAATGAACAGCAACACTGGGTGACAATAATATTGGTCAAATTTAAGAGgttgaaaagaaaataacattttccCTTCTATTTTTATAATTTCTCACCCATAATTTATCAACTATCATTAATTATTTCTGTTAAGATTCATAAAAAATTATAACACACAATATTTCATACATGCATCAAAATGTTAGGTTGGTGCTGTTTAATGCATGCGACTCTGCCATAATTTTGAAAATACTCAAAATAACGGGCACCCAAAAtgttcattttgaaattttaacttATAAAGAATGACCTTTAAGTTTTAATCAATACATTGAAAGCttgaagtttgtacctggaaaTCATGAGCCTTACAGCTTCTGTTTTCCCATGAAGggctgaaaaagaaaaggagctaggagtcagtgggttaataggccacttcggaaaataccatattacatgtactctttgtttgtccccccaaattttgcataagcattgtttccagtttctcttgggacttacaatggtcccaagggaaaacaaaaacaatgcttatgcaaaatttggggggacaaacaaatagtattttggtattttccgaagtggcctattgaatTGCATTTAAGTGGATTGaacaagtttaattaattaaaatgatTAAAAGAGCCTAAAATTCTTTACAAGTTCTTAATGCCATGACACCTTCCATTATAACTGTCTGACTAACCTGCTGTATGGAGAGGTGTGCGTCCATTCTTACTACAAGTGTCCCAGATGCCTGCACAGCAATTAAGGAGGTAACATAAGATGTCTCTATGACCTTCTCTAGCAGCAACATGGAAACAATTCCATCCATCCTTGTTTTTTAGTTTCATGTTTGCTCCACTCTGGACCAATAAAGAGATGGTGTCGATGTTAGGCTTGGTACATGACATCATAAGTGGAGTCCTATTCTAACAAGACAGAAAAGTAAAGTAAGAACACACAACTTGTTATCGCTCATGAATAGAttaaaaccctttcactcctgtaagggccaatgagacttacagattttactctgtctagcgccagacgattttactcgtcaatggggaaccccacaggagtaaAAGGGTTAAAGCAAGCCCACCATTGTGCGAAATTCATGGAACAGCCAGGTCCCTACAATGTTTCAATTTTCCTCTGATTTTGTGATAATGAAGTACATTTGATGGAGATTAATCTACGTGGGGAAAATAAGTACAGTACAAGTAAAACAATGTGCTCTTATAATGTTTGATCTTGGTTGCCCAAGGGCACATACACATTTACAACTGGCACTTAAACTCAACAGAGTCCAAGTTTATGTTTAACTCTCACATACAGAAATACAGAGTcacttatttccatatcattgaataacGAAAGCTCCTATTATGTGGACCTCGTTCTACAAAAGCTTCTAAATACTTTGCATGTGCTGGCTCTGTGTGGCCCTtaattctgcagttgctcctaGAGACATTTCTTacaaaaaaagtaaacattttAAAAGGGTATGGTGGGTCATTAATGTAAAACTTGATAATTGtccccgcagggttttggcccagaGGCCAAACCAGGAGGCAACCTACATGTAGAAGTTTCAGCAGGAAAAGGGTAACTTGAATGTataaattggtagatattgtagGGGGAATCAATCTTGATATGCTCAACCCGGCATGCAAGGTGGTATCGATTATGCGCGCAAGTGGTATTGGTATTGACAAATGAAGTGTCATCTATATCAAATGAATCCATTATATgaaactgtggatatgaaatcaagttaaGCCATGATCCTCGAAAAATTTAGTACTTCAATGGGGTTCAAACCctattgaagtcctgaatttttcaggcttctctccacaattgccaaaaaaaaaaaaatgcattcatacatgtaactgcgaggatcatagcttaacttggtattggtattgttctACGCGGCCAAGGTGTTTTAGGAGTCACAAAGTAGAAACTGGCAAGGAGAACCAAAGTACTGTTCGGGTTAGCGATTGATCTGAAAATTCAAACATtgaagcagatctgatgcaaatcgAGTTTCGTGGCTCAAAACAGGGGCTTGCAAAGATTTGTCAGACGCAAATCAGAAACAAGGGTGACAGGTGGTGACAAAACACTggcccccagtccatggactacccaaatggactaccctaaaattGACTGTAACTTCTAAAATTaccatttcgaatgagtactattGAAAGAACTGCGCATGGTGACATGCAACTAAATCCAAGAATTGCACCGGTTTCACTTCACTTAGTATACATGATGTAATCGGCCATCAGGACAATAACattatcgaaagctaacctttttataGTTTAATggctgcttagacttaaatactgttgatcaacACTGGAACACTGGATCAAGCCTGGAACACCGACGCATAGAACAAGCACTGACACTCGTATACAAAAGTATTTATGGCCAGGCACCGAACTGCATTCGGGAAAGGTTTATCCTGCGTAGCAACGGTTACAGCCTACGGGGCCATCTTAAGGTTGTTATTCCAAGACCAACCTCATCTTATATGCAACATTCTTTCACGTACCAGGCTAGTAAACAATGGAACAATCTACCAGACAAAATAAGGATGTCAGAATCCCTTACTACATTTCGGAAGAACTTACAAAACATACAATTGTCTTCATCGTATGACTGCAGCTGTATTTTTTGTAAATAGACAGTCTAATTaccaatattttcttttattgaattattgattattgtaatagggtattattcatttcagttgatttaattcttatttcttattttttactcattacttgtacatgtaagattaTCTTAATTATCACATTGTAATTTTTTATGACACATTTGCATTTAAACGAGCTATCGCTCATATGCGATAtgtgtttaaataaaattacttacttactgtttaaaatgggtgtttaggctTAGGTAAGCACTGCTTGAAACATGGCTTAAATATAGACAAACAGTACtcatttgaaatagtatttatAGCGTAGTCCATTTGcctgggtagtccatggactgggggtcagtgttcaTGGACTGGCGACATGTTCAGCATATAATTCAATATCTTTCATACTATCTTTGGAGGGGGAAGATGTAGTGAAACTATTACTAGTAATTAATAAGGGGAGAAAGAACAGTCACGATCCCGCCATCCCGTCCCGCCCTGTGCTGCGCCCGCACCCGCTCGTTTCTTACCAATCTGCTCTTTTCAAACAATCAATCTCCGCTTTATAAGAAATGAGAACTTTTACACATTTCACATGCGATCCAGCAGCTGCTTCGTGTAAAGCTCGTTTCAAGTCCTTGTTACGTTGCTCGATGTCAACTCCACTTTCAATCAAAAACTTGATCAAATCAAAGTGCCCTTGTCGTGCTGCCACAATTAAAGCTGTGTCACCAGATTTGGAATGGACACAGTTCAATATGGCTCTTTTATCTTGGCTGTTATCCACCATAGCGATGAATTCGTCAAGTTTGTTTCGCTGTACGAGGCGTAAAGGCGGAGGATAATCGGGGAAATTCTCATAACAAGAGAAAT from Montipora foliosa isolate CH-2021 chromosome 7, ASM3666993v2, whole genome shotgun sequence includes the following:
- the LOC138010762 gene encoding ankyrin repeat domain-containing protein 16-like, coding for MVDNSQDKRAILNCVHSKSGDTALIVAARQGHFDLIKFLIESGVDIEQRNKDLKRALHEAAAGSHVKCVKVLISYKAEIDCLKRADWTPLMMSCTKPNIDTISLLVQSGANMKLKNKDGWNCFHVAAREGHRDILCYLLNCCAGIWDTCSKNGRTPLHTAALHGKTEAVRLMISRCGYIPDSPDSCGLTPLMDALRAGFIQVAEILVTEHKACVRKKDKLGRQAMHLAARAGCNVSLDYLITNFDADVNMCTENSDLTPLHLAAKEGFNETVQFLLDRGARINSQDKNGRTALHLSSAAGHEGTVDILLRLYKADNNIKDCFGKKAEDYALKPAVRQNFGLEPA